In the Dethiosulfovibrio salsuginis genome, CTCACCTGAGATTCTAATTCAGGAAAATTGTTCCTTCAAACGGGAGGATCGGTCTTGACCGATCCTCCCGTTTTCTGTAGGATAGTCCTAACTTGCAGGAGGAGATGGGAGAATGCGAAGGTTTCTATTGGCGATAATGTTTCTAGTTCTGCTCTCAAATGTCTCGTTTGCTTCAAATACGGGATGGCATCAGAAAAAAGAGTATCGAAACGATCTAGACTCCAGCGTAACCATAGAGATGACCTACTATGCGGAAGAATACATAGAACAGTTGATTCAGGAGGAAGCCTCGAAAAATCTGTGGACTGCTGACGAGGTTGAGAATTACAAGTACACTCTTCTTAAAACCCTAAAGTTAGATGAGTTTATACCTGTTTTTGTCTCCTTCAAGAACAACGGACCTGCCATTCGATTGGCTCCTTTTGACGATCAGATAGATCTTTATGTAGGTAGCAAGAGGTATAAGCCAGCTGAATACGATAGGCGTTTCAATTTTAAGATAAGCGACTCCAGGGATGGCTTTGTCTATTTTCCTCGTTACGATGAAGAAACCGGTCAGCCTATCTTAAAAAAAGGAATGATAAAGGTGATACTCAGGGATACGGCCACACCTGTAACTATGGGTAAAAGGGTAGAGTTTCTTTGGGATATCAGAAACGATAATCCAGGAAAGGCCCTCTCGACAGGCAAGGCCGCCGACCGCCTTGAGCTCGACCGCCTCATAATCCGTCTGGGGAACCTGAAGGGCCAGAGGGCCGAGATCCAGAAGCAGTTGGACGAGTTGGACACAGAGCTCTCCACCATCCAGTCCAGAATAACCGAACTCCAGAGCAACTGATCATCGAAGCTCCCAGCTTGAACTGGGGGCTTTTTTCTTTGCCCGTGGTAGAATGGGGTCGGCTATCTTCTTGAGAGGAGTTTTTCGCTTTGAGCCTTATAACCAATATAAAAATAGATGGCTTTAGACGTCTACACAGTTTTGAAGTCGAGATGAGGCCCCTTATGGTCCTTATCGGGGCCAACGGTGTGGGGAAGACCTCTTTTCTAGACGGTCTGTCCCTTTTTTCCGCCTCTGCCTCCGGGAAGCTCAACAGGAATCTCTCCGATATGGGAGGTATCGAGAGCCTTTTGACGAGAGGCAGGGCAAAGGAGCTGTCCTTTGCCGCCCATATGGAGGTAGAGGGACGAAACCCCATCCAGTACGATCTGACCTTGGAGTCTAAAGGGGTCGGCTATTCCATAGCAGGGGAAAACCTAGTCCAGAAAAATGAACAGTTCTCAGAGCCTTTCAAGCATATTTGTTCTCATCCTGGGGATATAAAGTATTACGAGGTTGAAGGCAGAAACCTGGTCAAACCGGACTGGGATTACGACACCCTGGAGACATCTCTCTCCCAGGTTCCCAGGATGTTCCGTCAACCTGAGGAGTTAAGGACTATTCTCGCTACCGCAAACAGATATCATGTACTTGACGTAGGGGGCAGATCTCCGGTCAAACTTCCTCAGTCTATGAGACCAGCCCTTCATCCAGGGGAAAACGGCGAGGACCTAGTTCCTTTTCTCTATTATCTGAGGGAAAGCGACTCGGATAGGTTTGAATCGGTGGTCGATTCCATGAGAGCGGCTTTCCCCGGCCTTGAGGGATTCAGTTTTCCACCTGTAGCGGCAGGTATGCTTACTATGACCTGGAAGGATAGGGACTTTACAAAGCCAATCTACATGAACGAGCTTTCAGAGGGGACTTTGCGTTTTCTCTGGCTGGTGGCCCTTCTTCACAGTCCCAAACTTTCATATATCACTATGATAGATGAGCCAGAGACCAGCTTACATCCCGAGTTATTGGGTCTTCTGTCCGAACTAATGAGAGAGGCCTCAAAAAAGACCCAACTTGTCGTGGCGACCCACTCCGATCGGTTTGTAAGGTTCATGAAACCTGAAGAGGTTTTAGTGATGGATCTGGACGAGGACGGGTTAGCTGTTCCGGCCTGGGGGGATTCCCTGGAGCTTGGCGATTGGCTTGAGGACTACTCCCTGGACGAGCTTTGGAGAATGGGTCGCATAGGTGGTCGTCCATGAAGATCGTTATAATAGTTGAGGGAAAGACGGAAAAGGTCTTTTTGCCTCACCTCAGGGAGTTTTTAAAGGACAAGATCCCCAATCGCATGCCTAAAATTGAGCCTCTGAGCTACGATGGCAGAATCCCAAAGGGCGATAAGCTAAAGAATTTGGTGGATAAGCTCTTAAGAGATCGTCGTCCTGCGGATTATGTCATCGCTCTTACCGACGTTTACACAGGTTCCAATCCCCCTGATTTTAAGGATGCCGAGGATGCTAAGGAAAAAATGAGAATATGGGTAGGTAAGGAGCCTAGATTCTTTCCTCATGCCGCTCAGCACGATTTTGAGGCTTGGCTGTTGCCCTATTGGAAGACCATTCAATCCTTGGCTAAACATGACAGAGGGGCTCCTTCTGCCACTCCAGAGTTGGTTAATCATGGAAAACCTCCTGCTGAGTGTATAAAGGAAATCTTTGAAGCGGGGAAAAGCCGCAGCTATTCTAAAACTAGAGATGCAGCGAGGATTCTTAAGGATAACGATCTATCCGTATCTATCGAGAGATGTCCTGAGCTAAAAAAACTGGTCAACAGGATTATCGAGCTTTGTGGTGGGCAGGCCCTGTAGTTTCGTTTCTTCACCGTGATACAATAGGCTAGAGTCTTTTTCGTTGGGAGGGGTTTGTATGCGACGAATCGCAGTTCTCACCAGCGGGGGCGATGCCCCCGGAATGAACGCCGCCATCAGGGCGGTGGTCCGTACCGCTATTTACAGGAAGCTGGAGGTTTACGGAGTCTTACAGGGCTACGAGGGGCTTATGGACGGTGCCTTTCAGAGGCTCGAGCCTAGAGACGTCGGGGGCATTATCCACCGAGGCGGAACGGTCCTCCGCACCGCCAGGAGCGAGAGGTTCAAGACCGAGGAGGGCCTTCTTGCGGCCATATCCTCCATGGAGAAGGCGGAGATAGACGGTCTGGTGGTAATAGGGGGAGATGGGTCCTTTAAGGGGGCCTGGGAGCTCCACAGGCGTGGTGTCCCTGTGGTGGGGATCCCCGGCACCATCGACAACGACGTCGTGGGCACCGACGAGACCATCGGTTACGACACCGCCTTAAACACCGCCCTCGAGGCGGTCAAGAAGCTGAGGGACACCGCCTCCAGCCACGACAGGCTGTTTATAGTCGAGGTTATGGGCAGAGAGGCGGGGTTTTTGGCCTTAAACGTGGCGGTGGCAAGCGGCGCGGAGTTCGTTGTCGTGCCGGAGCGTAAGTTCGATATAGGTTTTCTGTGCGATCGGCTCCACCAGTCCCGAAAGTCGGGCAAACAGCACTCCCTCATCATCGTCGCCGAAGGGGCTATGTCGGCGGTGGAGATGAAGGCCAGGCTTCAGGATACCGGAGGATACGACGCCAAGGTCACCGTGCTGGGCTATATCCAGAGGGGAGGTTCGCCGACTTCCTTCGACACCATTCTGGCGTCCAGGTTGGGCTCTTTCGCCGTCGAGAGGCTGTTAGAGGGGGATAGAGGCATTATGGTGGGGACGGTGTGCCACGGCATGAAGGCATCCCCTCTGAAATCCTCCTGGGAGGGCAGAAAGCCCCTAAACCCCGAGCTTGTCGAATTGGTGGACAAGCTGAGCATATGAAGGACGTATGTGAATCGCTGATCTCCCTGGTGGCGTCCGACCGGCCAGGGAGAGGGCCTTCCAGGCTCTGTCGGTGGGATATGTTGTCCCGTGCCCTGGAGCTTTTAAGCGGGGCAAGCAGGGTTGGGGTGGTGACGGGGTTTTTCATACCCTCAGCGGGAGTGCCTGAGACCGACGGCCCCGGTGGGGCGGTCGCCTTGGCTAGGGCCTTACTCCTGTGCGGAAAGGAAGTGTCACTCTGGACAGATAGTTCATGTTTTTCGGTGGTCCAGGGGGCTTCCTCGGCGATCGGAGGACCTCCTGTGTCGGTGGCTGTTTCCGGTCCTGAGGTTCTGGACTGGGGGCCCGATCTGTTGGTCTATATAGAGAGGCTGGGCAGGGCGGAGGACGGGGAATATTACAACATGAGAGGCCAGGCTATAACCTCCACCGTTGTCCCACTGGACGAGGGGTTGCTCTTGGCGTCTCAAAGGGGGATAAAGTCCATCTCCGTCGGAGACGGTGGCAACGAGGCGGGAATGGGAAAGCTCTTTGAGGGGTTGTCTCGAATTCTGCCGGGTTACGGCTCCTGCCTTTCGGTGGTTTCCTCCGACGTGGCTATTCCGGTGGACGTGTCAGACTGGGGAGGCTACGCCCTTGCAGGGCTCCTATCCATGGAGTCAGGCCTCTGGTGTGGCGTCTCCGGCGAGGAGATCAGGGCTATGATAGAGGCGGAGGTCGCCGAAGGGGCGGTGGACGGGGTGACCCTCCTGGGGAGTCCGTCGGTGGACGGCTTTCCCCTGGAGGATCAGATGGCTATCGGAGAGGATATCCGTCGGCTTACAGCACCGGTTTGAGCTTGCTTTCCAGCAGAGAGGAAAGAGGGAGGGCTATGGCTATTCCGACTCCCGTCTGGACAAAGTCGGTGACCAGCTCCACCGGTGCGGCGGCCCAGCCGTACAGAAGCCCTGCGGATAGGGTGTAACCTGTGGCCATGACCGCAGCTCCGGCGATCATGGCCTTTAACCTGCCCCTAGGGGCCAGGGTTCCGACCACATATCCCTCAAGGCCCTTTATGAGCAGAGTGATAGGGGCCCAGATGGGATATCCAAGTATGAGGTCCGCTAGGGCCGCTCCCAATCCCCCTGCCACAGCCCCGTGTTTAGCCCCCCACAGTATAGCCACGGTGTAGATGATTCCCTCCCCCAAGTTGAAGTAGAGCCGAAACCCCGGAACGGGGACGCTGAGGATGGTTGCCCCGGTCACCATGGCGGCGGCAAGTGCGGCTAAAACCGTTTTTTTCGTCCTCTTATCGGTCATATACATCGTCCTTTCCATAAAAAAGTCCTGTTGCCCTTGCCTTATCCCTTAAGTTTCTGGTACTATCACACTGTGCTTTGTGCCCTATATTATAGGGTTGGTTTGTAGTTCTGGCCCGGTCCAGATTTAGGCCTTGTCCCTCCTCTTTGGACCAGTCCTTCGGAGAGTGGTGTTTCGCCCTTGAAGTCTAAAAAATCCTTTGCTCTCTTCTCCTTCTCTACCATACTCTTTTTCGCTATTTTCTTCGTCGTAATCACCGGCTACAGAGGGGATCTCGGTAGCTTTCGTCTTGATGAGGCTGTGGTGTGCATCGACGTCGACGATTCGGCTATCCCATGGGGTGTGGGGAATCGGTTTGAGTTCGGCGTCAGGCAGCTCTGTGTGCTTTTAGGCTACAGCGGCGGCGACGACGATATGGTCCGTTTCAGCTGGTTTTTTC is a window encoding:
- a CDS encoding glutamate cyclase domain-containing protein, encoding MKDVCESLISLVASDRPGRGPSRLCRWDMLSRALELLSGASRVGVVTGFFIPSAGVPETDGPGGAVALARALLLCGKEVSLWTDSSCFSVVQGASSAIGGPPVSVAVSGPEVLDWGPDLLVYIERLGRAEDGEYYNMRGQAITSTVVPLDEGLLLASQRGIKSISVGDGGNEAGMGKLFEGLSRILPGYGSCLSVVSSDVAIPVDVSDWGGYALAGLLSMESGLWCGVSGEEIRAMIEAEVAEGAVDGVTLLGSPSVDGFPLEDQMAIGEDIRRLTAPV
- the pfkA gene encoding 6-phosphofructokinase; this translates as MRRIAVLTSGGDAPGMNAAIRAVVRTAIYRKLEVYGVLQGYEGLMDGAFQRLEPRDVGGIIHRGGTVLRTARSERFKTEEGLLAAISSMEKAEIDGLVVIGGDGSFKGAWELHRRGVPVVGIPGTIDNDVVGTDETIGYDTALNTALEAVKKLRDTASSHDRLFIVEVMGREAGFLALNVAVASGAEFVVVPERKFDIGFLCDRLHQSRKSGKQHSLIIVAEGAMSAVEMKARLQDTGGYDAKVTVLGYIQRGGSPTSFDTILASRLGSFAVERLLEGDRGIMVGTVCHGMKASPLKSSWEGRKPLNPELVELVDKLSI
- a CDS encoding AAA family ATPase, whose product is MSLITNIKIDGFRRLHSFEVEMRPLMVLIGANGVGKTSFLDGLSLFSASASGKLNRNLSDMGGIESLLTRGRAKELSFAAHMEVEGRNPIQYDLTLESKGVGYSIAGENLVQKNEQFSEPFKHICSHPGDIKYYEVEGRNLVKPDWDYDTLETSLSQVPRMFRQPEELRTILATANRYHVLDVGGRSPVKLPQSMRPALHPGENGEDLVPFLYYLRESDSDRFESVVDSMRAAFPGLEGFSFPPVAAGMLTMTWKDRDFTKPIYMNELSEGTLRFLWLVALLHSPKLSYITMIDEPETSLHPELLGLLSELMREASKKTQLVVATHSDRFVRFMKPEEVLVMDLDEDGLAVPAWGDSLELGDWLEDYSLDELWRMGRIGGRP
- a CDS encoding ECF transporter S component, whose amino-acid sequence is MTDKRTKKTVLAALAAAMVTGATILSVPVPGFRLYFNLGEGIIYTVAILWGAKHGAVAGGLGAALADLILGYPIWAPITLLIKGLEGYVVGTLAPRGRLKAMIAGAAVMATGYTLSAGLLYGWAAAPVELVTDFVQTGVGIAIALPLSSLLESKLKPVL
- a CDS encoding DUF4276 family protein, whose translation is MKIVIIVEGKTEKVFLPHLREFLKDKIPNRMPKIEPLSYDGRIPKGDKLKNLVDKLLRDRRPADYVIALTDVYTGSNPPDFKDAEDAKEKMRIWVGKEPRFFPHAAQHDFEAWLLPYWKTIQSLAKHDRGAPSATPELVNHGKPPAECIKEIFEAGKSRSYSKTRDAARILKDNDLSVSIERCPELKKLVNRIIELCGGQAL